From one Thalassospira lucentensis genomic stretch:
- a CDS encoding MerR family transcriptional regulator, whose product MNDKLYSITELAEEFDITPRAIRFYETKSLLSPQRAGATRVYNYRDRARLMLVLRGKRLGFSLEDIKEYIDLYDAERSGADQLAHLMLVGRRRISELEQQLEDVQTTLGELRKIESEAADALREKGIDPEKALANIKAKPVPETA is encoded by the coding sequence ATGAACGATAAGCTGTACAGCATTACCGAGCTTGCCGAAGAGTTCGACATCACGCCACGTGCCATCCGGTTTTATGAAACCAAAAGCCTGCTGTCGCCACAGCGGGCGGGTGCCACGCGCGTATACAATTACCGGGATCGTGCGCGCCTTATGCTGGTGCTGCGTGGCAAGCGTCTTGGTTTCTCGCTTGAAGATATCAAGGAATATATTGATCTGTACGACGCCGAACGGTCGGGTGCCGATCAGCTGGCGCATCTGATGCTGGTTGGACGTCGTCGCATTTCCGAGCTGGAACAGCAGCTTGAAGACGTTCAGACAACCTTGGGCGAACTTCGTAAAATTGAAAGCGAGGCTGCCGATGCGTTGCGCGAAAAGGGTATCGACCCGGAAAAGGCATTGGCAAATATCAAAGCCAAACCGGTGCCTGAAACCGCATGA
- a CDS encoding helix-turn-helix domain-containing protein, protein MAIMDSLITAAARALSAGDPLGALKCVGLRDDPPALALRGIALAQLEDFDRARALLKRAARGFGASEPLVRARCVVAEAEIALVSRDLGWAEKALDSARRILEQRGDHVNAAHARQLEIRHVLLTGQFEQAEQMLSEINPDILPPILQISHEMILFGIAVRRLQAGVARAALERANHLAQTAKLPVLIAEIEKAYVTLNAPAARLIAKGEERLVILQEVEDLMASDMLVIDACRYGVRQGRVAISLSTRPVLFNLLRILGESWPKDAPRDSLLSGVFGARYVDETHRARLRVEIGRLRKLIRVFANITATDSGFILKPKSVGKDQSVMVLLPPMEDNNANILALLADGEAWSSSALAIVLDTSARTVQRALEELARAGKVRAIGRGRARRWTSPPPPGFTTTLLLPGRLPVD, encoded by the coding sequence ATGGCCATAATGGATTCCCTGATCACAGCTGCCGCACGAGCCTTGTCAGCCGGTGATCCGCTTGGCGCGTTAAAATGCGTCGGTCTGCGGGATGATCCGCCGGCACTGGCACTGCGCGGTATTGCCTTGGCCCAGTTGGAGGATTTCGATCGTGCCAGGGCGCTTCTTAAACGGGCCGCACGCGGTTTTGGTGCATCGGAACCTTTGGTACGTGCGCGTTGCGTTGTTGCCGAAGCTGAAATTGCACTGGTGTCTCGTGATCTGGGATGGGCCGAAAAGGCCCTTGATAGCGCCCGCCGGATACTTGAACAGCGTGGTGATCATGTGAATGCCGCGCATGCAAGGCAGCTTGAAATCAGGCATGTTTTACTGACAGGACAGTTTGAACAGGCCGAACAAATGCTTAGCGAAATCAATCCGGACATTTTGCCGCCGATTTTGCAGATTTCTCATGAAATGATCCTTTTTGGGATTGCTGTGCGGCGTCTTCAGGCGGGGGTGGCCCGCGCGGCCCTTGAACGGGCAAATCATTTGGCGCAGACGGCAAAACTGCCGGTCCTGATCGCGGAAATCGAAAAAGCATATGTAACTTTGAATGCACCGGCAGCGCGGCTTATTGCAAAGGGCGAGGAGCGGCTTGTCATCCTGCAGGAAGTCGAAGACCTGATGGCATCGGACATGCTTGTTATTGATGCGTGCCGGTATGGCGTTCGTCAGGGGCGGGTAGCAATTTCGCTTTCAACCCGGCCGGTGCTTTTCAACCTTCTACGTATTCTTGGCGAAAGCTGGCCCAAAGATGCCCCCAGAGATTCTCTTTTATCCGGGGTATTTGGTGCCCGTTATGTCGATGAAACGCATCGTGCCCGATTGCGGGTCGAAATCGGACGGTTGCGGAAATTGATCCGGGTTTTCGCAAATATTACGGCAACCGATTCCGGCTTCATCCTGAAGCCTAAATCTGTCGGAAAAGATCAGTCGGTAATGGTTCTGCTTCCTCCGATGGAGGATAATAACGCGAACATTCTTGCGCTTTTGGCTGATGGCGAAGCATGGTCGAGTTCGGCATTGGCGATCGTGCTTGATACCAGTGCACGGACCGTGCAAAGGGCGCTTGAAGAATTGGCGCGTGCTGGCAAAGTTCGTGCAATTGGCCGCGGACGTGCACGGCGATGGACGTCACCACCACCGCCCGGTTTCACGACAACATTGTTACTCCCTGGCCGACTTCCCGTTGACTAG
- a CDS encoding acetate--CoA ligase family protein translates to MSTINLDHLFKPKSVAVIGASNRPHSVGQVIMRNLLAGGFDGPIMPVNPRSQSIVGVLAYPDVESLPVVPELAVICVPPKAVIPTMECLSTKGCMAAIVLTAGLGAEQYDETRSIKQAMLDIAARNKMRLLGPNCLGLMVPGIGLNASFSHQSIGSGKIAFVSQSGALCTAVLDWAAARGIGFSHFISLGECDDVDFGDVIDYLGSDPNTRAIMLYIESIQERRGFISAARAASRNKPILCIKSGRFAEGAAAAASHTGALAGADDVFDAAIKRAGVLRVYTVTEMFSAAETLSRMRPFRGDKLGIITNGGGIGVLAVDALIERHGQLAKLEDSTIDALSSVLPSTWSHANPVDIIGDAPGERYAKSIDAVLKDPNIDSLLVMHAPTAITDPVEVAQGVINAIKDSRKNILTNWVGEATVAKARNLFYAAGIPTYRTPENAVAAFQHMVNYRKLQEVLMETPPSVPQDFTPETDKARQIIHTAIHSGRDMLTEPEAKAVLECYGINTVKTVAANQLMTPSKRRMLSAIRLHLKSCRMISATNLTLAVWF, encoded by the coding sequence ATGAGTACCATTAATCTCGACCATCTTTTCAAACCCAAGTCCGTCGCAGTCATTGGCGCATCGAACCGGCCCCATTCCGTGGGGCAGGTTATCATGCGCAATCTGCTCGCAGGCGGGTTTGACGGCCCGATCATGCCGGTCAATCCGCGCAGCCAGTCGATTGTCGGTGTCCTGGCCTACCCTGATGTTGAAAGCCTTCCGGTCGTTCCCGAACTTGCCGTGATCTGCGTCCCACCCAAAGCAGTTATTCCGACCATGGAATGTCTCTCTACCAAGGGATGTATGGCAGCCATTGTCCTGACGGCAGGCCTTGGCGCCGAGCAGTATGACGAAACCCGCAGCATCAAACAGGCAATGCTTGACATTGCCGCGCGTAACAAGATGCGATTGCTTGGCCCGAACTGTCTTGGACTGATGGTGCCGGGTATCGGGCTTAACGCCAGTTTCAGCCATCAAAGCATCGGCAGTGGCAAAATCGCGTTTGTGTCGCAGTCCGGGGCACTTTGTACCGCAGTTCTCGACTGGGCGGCAGCACGCGGCATCGGTTTTTCGCACTTCATATCGCTTGGTGAATGCGACGATGTCGATTTCGGTGATGTGATCGATTATCTGGGTTCCGATCCCAACACGCGCGCTATCATGCTGTATATCGAATCCATTCAGGAACGTCGCGGCTTTATTTCCGCCGCCCGCGCCGCATCGCGCAACAAACCGATCCTGTGTATCAAGTCGGGCCGCTTTGCCGAAGGTGCCGCCGCTGCTGCTTCACATACCGGCGCGCTGGCGGGTGCCGATGACGTGTTTGATGCAGCTATCAAACGTGCCGGTGTTCTGCGCGTTTATACGGTCACGGAAATGTTTTCGGCCGCCGAAACACTTTCTCGCATGCGTCCATTCCGGGGCGATAAGCTTGGCATTATTACCAATGGGGGTGGCATTGGCGTTCTGGCAGTTGATGCCCTGATTGAACGGCATGGCCAACTGGCCAAGCTCGAAGACAGCACCATTGATGCGCTTAGCAGTGTTTTGCCGTCAACCTGGTCACATGCGAACCCCGTCGATATTATCGGGGATGCGCCGGGCGAAAGATATGCAAAGTCGATTGATGCGGTTCTGAAAGATCCCAATATCGACAGCCTTCTTGTCATGCATGCACCGACGGCCATCACCGATCCGGTTGAAGTTGCCCAAGGCGTGATTAATGCCATCAAGGACAGCCGCAAGAACATCCTGACAAATTGGGTTGGCGAGGCAACGGTCGCCAAGGCCCGTAACCTGTTTTATGCCGCCGGGATTCCGACCTATCGCACACCAGAAAACGCGGTCGCGGCCTTCCAGCATATGGTAAACTACCGCAAATTGCAGGAAGTCCTGATGGAAACGCCCCCGTCAGTACCACAGGACTTTACGCCGGAAACGGACAAGGCACGCCAGATCATCCATACGGCCATCCATTCGGGTCGCGATATGCTGACCGAGCCGGAAGCAAAGGCGGTTCTGGAATGCTATGGCATCAATACGGTCAAAACCGTAGCCGCAAATCAGTTGATGACGCCGTCGAAACGGCGGATGCTATCGGCTATCCGGTTGCACTTAAAATCCTGTCGGATGATATCAGCCACAAATCTGACGTTGGCGGTGTGGTTCTGA
- a CDS encoding glutamine cyclotransferase, which produces MTDRKAEILAEYGPFPGIDKVHGVTYDGRHVWIAAGETIHAIDPDNGTPIRMIEAAADAGTAFNGSHIFQIAEDCIYKIDPESGHVLDSIPAPEGGNSGMAWAEGSLWVGQHRNRKIHQVDPQTGEVLRTIESDRFVTGVTWIDNELWHGTWEGDESDVRRINPQTGMVLDRLTMPSGIGVSGLESDGVARFFCGGGSSGKVRVVGRPVRP; this is translated from the coding sequence ATGACTGATCGAAAAGCTGAGATTCTTGCCGAATATGGGCCTTTCCCGGGTATCGATAAGGTGCATGGGGTAACATATGATGGACGCCATGTGTGGATTGCTGCTGGTGAAACGATCCATGCAATTGATCCCGACAACGGAACCCCGATACGCATGATTGAAGCCGCTGCCGATGCTGGTACGGCCTTTAACGGTAGTCACATTTTCCAGATCGCCGAGGATTGCATTTACAAAATCGATCCGGAAAGCGGCCATGTTCTGGATTCCATTCCGGCACCCGAAGGTGGCAATTCCGGCATGGCCTGGGCAGAAGGCAGTCTTTGGGTAGGGCAGCATCGCAACCGGAAAATCCATCAGGTCGATCCACAAACGGGCGAAGTCCTACGCACGATTGAATCAGATCGTTTTGTCACCGGTGTTACCTGGATCGATAACGAGCTTTGGCACGGAACATGGGAAGGTGATGAAAGTGATGTTCGTCGGATCAATCCGCAAACCGGCATGGTTCTGGATCGATTGACAATGCCGTCCGGCATTGGCGTTTCTGGCTTGGAAAGTGACGGTGTTGCGCGCTTTTTCTGTGGTGGTGGTTCCAGCGGCAAGGTTCGGGTTGTCGGGCGTCCGGTGCGGCCATAA
- a CDS encoding DUF899 domain-containing protein, with protein MTNAKMISKPNTENPRIVSRNEWLSERKALLAREKELTRLGDEIAEARRELPYVRIDKNYVFDTIDGKGSLADLFDGRSQLLVQHFMFGPDWEQGCPSCSFMADHMDGITVHMAQRDVTFTAVSRAPLANIERFRARMGWKFSWVSSHESDFNYDFNVSFTPEETAKGEIHYNYSKWPHAFEEWPGLSAFIKNDCGEVFHTYSTYGRGVDAMMGTYRLLDLMPKGRDEKDVPNKMEWVRHHDLYEMAAMKTETETGSVEGLFDSVKKTACH; from the coding sequence ATGACGAATGCCAAAATGATTTCCAAACCTAACACGGAAAACCCGCGTATCGTCAGCCGCAATGAATGGCTTTCCGAACGCAAGGCACTTCTCGCCCGCGAGAAGGAACTAACCCGTCTTGGCGACGAGATCGCTGAAGCACGCCGTGAACTGCCATATGTCCGTATCGATAAAAACTACGTGTTCGATACGATTGATGGAAAAGGTTCTCTTGCTGATCTGTTTGACGGTCGCAGCCAGCTACTTGTCCAGCATTTCATGTTCGGACCCGATTGGGAGCAAGGCTGCCCGAGCTGTTCGTTCATGGCGGATCATATGGACGGTATAACGGTCCATATGGCGCAGCGCGATGTCACTTTCACCGCCGTTTCACGTGCGCCGCTTGCAAATATTGAACGGTTTCGCGCACGCATGGGCTGGAAATTCAGCTGGGTTTCCTCGCATGAAAGTGACTTCAACTATGATTTCAATGTCAGCTTCACCCCCGAAGAAACAGCCAAAGGTGAAATTCACTACAACTACAGCAAATGGCCACATGCCTTCGAAGAATGGCCGGGGCTGAGTGCCTTCATCAAAAACGACTGCGGCGAGGTTTTTCATACCTATTCGACCTATGGCCGCGGGGTCGACGCCATGATGGGCACATACAGATTGCTTGATCTTATGCCCAAGGGGCGGGACGAAAAAGATGTCCCGAACAAAATGGAATGGGTGCGGCACCATGACCTGTATGAAATGGCAGCAATGAAAACCGAAACTGAAACCGGTTCGGTCGAAGGCCTGTTTGACAGCGTCAAGAAAACCGCATGCCACTAG
- the secD gene encoding protein translocase subunit SecD yields the protein MRTSRWRVVVYALVLLTGFLTALPNLFNPAQLANWPAFLPTRQVALGLDLKGGSHLVLEIDTAAMIAERLEIARDDVTTALRKAHIATDNIQISKDQVIVTLPDAKDHDAALDALKDLTNAQVDTPRHGSTAEFVITTPRDNSIYIALSEQGIRNRVDASAQQSLEIIRSRIDQIGVSEPTIQRIGSDRVLVQLPGIQDPSQVRKLLGSTAKLGFHMLADRNGTDRRDSSILTVKDKDGQSYHLHRTPALSGDHLTDAHAGFDPQSHQPVVNFRFDTAGAAKFADITRANVGKPFAIVLDNEVLSAPVIREVITGGSGQISGSFTVGETTTLSALLRAGSLPAPMTVIEERTVGPDLGADAIEMGLYTGLIGLALVTGLMFFLYGRWGLIANLALGLNVMLTFGALGLMGATLTLPGIAGIVLGIGLAVDANVLINERIREETKRGLSAFMALDSGFKRAYATIVDSNITTLIATALLFEFGSGPVRGFAITMGLGILISMFTAVAVVRVIMTEIVWRTRMKKLVIEPLWRFMPEKTSISFMRARFLGIGMSLLLSAISIGLFFKPGLDYGVDFKGGIQIEVAGGNLDDGSSPLDLGTLRQGLSTLGLGDVSLQDIGKDDHILIRVERQPGGEQAQTAVVETVKKAVQSIDPAADFKRTEVVGPKVSGELAQSGVSAVIFASLAMLGYIWWRFEWPFAVGAIVTLVLDVTKTIGFFAVMGLDFNLTAIAALLTLIGYSVNDKVVVYDRMRENLRLYRKMPMREIIDMSINQSLARCLFTSLTTLFAMVPMAIWGGSAVESFAVPMVFGVVIATTSSIYIAAPILLFLDTWRQKQRQKHVGLASETNDEPMIEASTSQQ from the coding sequence ATGCGTACATCAAGATGGCGTGTAGTTGTCTATGCCCTTGTCCTTCTGACAGGATTTCTGACAGCCCTGCCTAACCTTTTCAATCCGGCCCAGCTTGCCAACTGGCCAGCCTTTTTACCCACCCGACAGGTTGCCCTTGGGCTTGACCTCAAAGGCGGATCGCACCTTGTTCTGGAAATCGATACCGCAGCAATGATTGCCGAACGGCTTGAAATCGCGCGTGACGATGTGACAACGGCCCTCCGCAAGGCCCATATTGCGACTGATAACATTCAGATCAGCAAAGATCAGGTGATTGTAACCCTGCCGGACGCCAAGGATCACGACGCTGCCCTTGATGCCCTAAAAGACCTTACCAATGCGCAAGTTGATACACCGCGACACGGATCGACAGCGGAATTTGTCATTACAACACCGCGCGATAACAGCATTTATATAGCACTTAGCGAACAAGGCATTCGCAATCGGGTTGACGCCAGCGCCCAGCAAAGCCTAGAGATCATTCGAAGCCGGATCGATCAGATCGGTGTGTCCGAGCCCACCATCCAACGGATTGGCAGTGATCGCGTCCTGGTGCAGTTACCGGGCATTCAGGACCCGTCTCAGGTCAGAAAACTTCTGGGAAGCACGGCAAAGCTTGGCTTCCATATGTTGGCCGACCGTAACGGAACAGACAGGCGCGACAGTAGTATCCTTACAGTGAAAGACAAGGACGGCCAAAGCTATCACCTGCATCGTACTCCGGCCCTTTCGGGCGATCATCTTACAGATGCACATGCCGGTTTTGATCCGCAAAGCCATCAGCCGGTTGTCAATTTCCGGTTTGATACGGCCGGTGCGGCAAAGTTCGCCGATATCACACGTGCCAATGTCGGAAAACCCTTTGCCATTGTTCTTGATAACGAAGTCCTGAGTGCTCCGGTTATCCGGGAGGTAATAACCGGTGGCTCAGGCCAGATCAGCGGCAGCTTTACGGTCGGCGAAACGACGACACTGTCAGCCCTATTGCGTGCGGGCTCCCTTCCCGCCCCAATGACCGTAATCGAAGAACGAACTGTGGGCCCTGACCTTGGAGCGGATGCAATCGAAATGGGTCTTTATACCGGCTTGATCGGGTTGGCTCTGGTAACCGGATTGATGTTTTTCCTTTATGGCCGCTGGGGTCTTATTGCCAATCTGGCATTGGGCCTGAACGTTATGCTGACATTCGGTGCCCTTGGTCTTATGGGGGCGACACTTACCCTTCCTGGTATTGCCGGGATTGTTCTGGGGATAGGGCTAGCCGTGGATGCCAACGTTCTGATCAACGAACGTATCCGTGAGGAGACCAAACGAGGGCTTTCGGCCTTCATGGCGCTCGATTCCGGGTTTAAGCGTGCCTATGCCACGATTGTGGATTCAAACATCACAACCCTTATCGCCACTGCTCTTCTGTTTGAGTTCGGATCAGGCCCGGTGCGCGGCTTTGCCATCACGATGGGTCTCGGCATTCTGATTTCCATGTTTACCGCGGTTGCCGTTGTTCGGGTCATCATGACCGAAATCGTCTGGCGCACACGGATGAAAAAGCTCGTTATTGAACCGCTTTGGCGTTTCATGCCCGAAAAAACCAGCATTTCCTTCATGCGGGCACGTTTTCTTGGCATCGGTATGTCGCTTTTGCTGTCAGCCATTTCAATCGGGTTGTTCTTCAAACCCGGTCTCGATTACGGCGTTGATTTCAAGGGCGGTATTCAGATCGAAGTTGCAGGAGGCAACCTGGATGACGGCAGTAGTCCCCTTGACCTTGGAACCTTGCGACAGGGACTTTCAACATTGGGGCTTGGCGATGTCAGCCTTCAGGATATCGGCAAGGATGACCATATCCTGATCCGGGTTGAACGTCAGCCGGGCGGCGAACAGGCACAAACCGCAGTTGTCGAAACCGTCAAGAAAGCAGTTCAATCCATTGATCCGGCAGCGGATTTTAAACGCACCGAAGTCGTTGGCCCCAAAGTCAGCGGTGAACTCGCTCAGTCCGGTGTCAGTGCCGTCATCTTCGCAAGCCTCGCAATGCTGGGCTATATCTGGTGGCGGTTCGAATGGCCGTTTGCCGTTGGCGCGATTGTTACATTGGTCCTTGATGTGACCAAAACAATCGGCTTTTTCGCGGTTATGGGACTCGACTTCAATCTGACCGCCATTGCCGCCCTGCTGACCCTGATCGGCTATTCGGTCAATGACAAGGTGGTGGTTTATGACCGGATGCGTGAAAACCTGCGACTTTATCGAAAGATGCCGATGCGTGAAATCATCGACATGTCGATCAATCAGTCACTTGCGCGCTGCCTATTCACATCGCTTACAACCCTGTTTGCGATGGTGCCTATGGCAATCTGGGGCGGGTCTGCCGTTGAAAGCTTTGCCGTTCCGATGGTGTTTGGTGTTGTGATCGCCACGACATCGTCGATCTATATCGCGGCACCAATCCTGCTGTTTCTTGACACATGGCGGCAGAAACAGCGCCAGAAGCATGTGGGATTGGCATCAGAAACCAATGACGAGCCAATGATCGAGGCATCTACCAGCCAACAATAG
- a CDS encoding GNAT family N-acetyltransferase encodes MGYPVALKILSDDISHKSDVGGVVLNIDSDEELRAAGNKMLRTVKQKFPNARVRGFTVQEMIKRAGARELIVGMTTDPIFGPVILFGHGGVEVEVVRDRAMALPPLNMKLARELVEGTRIYNLLRGYRDVPPVNLEQLYVTLVRLSQLVVHLGEVLELDMNPLLIDQTGVIALDARIKVTPKVVSDDQRLAIHPYPRHLKQELILDDGTKYLLRPIKPEDEPKHYEFMSKLTPEDIHFRFFGSVRELPHSEMARQTQLDYDRDMAFLAIVPNGPEEGEIHGIVQVVIDPNNEHAEYAIMVRSDIKGRGLGRVLMEKMIEYCRQKGTETFIGQVLPDNRRMLTLCEKLGFSRKYLADEEVFEVTLPLQRDVA; translated from the coding sequence ATCGGCTATCCGGTTGCACTTAAAATCCTGTCGGATGATATCAGCCACAAATCTGACGTTGGCGGTGTGGTTCTGAATATCGACAGTGACGAGGAACTGCGCGCTGCCGGCAACAAGATGCTGCGGACCGTCAAACAGAAATTCCCGAACGCCCGGGTGCGTGGCTTTACCGTTCAGGAAATGATCAAGCGTGCAGGTGCGCGTGAATTGATCGTTGGCATGACCACCGATCCGATTTTTGGCCCGGTGATCCTGTTTGGTCATGGCGGGGTCGAGGTCGAAGTGGTCCGAGACCGGGCCATGGCCTTGCCGCCATTGAACATGAAGCTGGCACGCGAACTTGTTGAAGGTACGCGCATCTACAATCTGTTGCGCGGCTATCGCGATGTACCGCCGGTCAACCTCGAACAGCTTTACGTCACGCTGGTGCGGTTGTCGCAGTTGGTCGTGCATCTTGGCGAAGTCCTTGAACTCGACATGAACCCGCTTCTGATTGATCAGACCGGCGTGATTGCGCTGGATGCCCGCATCAAGGTAACCCCGAAAGTGGTTAGCGATGACCAGCGTCTGGCGATCCATCCCTATCCGCGTCATCTGAAACAGGAACTGATCCTGGATGACGGAACGAAATATCTGCTGCGCCCAATCAAACCCGAGGACGAACCGAAGCACTATGAATTCATGTCGAAACTGACACCCGAAGATATCCATTTCCGGTTCTTTGGATCCGTTCGTGAACTGCCGCATTCGGAAATGGCCCGCCAGACACAGCTTGATTACGACCGAGACATGGCCTTCCTTGCCATCGTGCCAAATGGTCCGGAAGAAGGCGAAATCCACGGTATTGTTCAGGTCGTGATCGATCCCAATAATGAACATGCCGAATATGCGATTATGGTGCGCTCGGACATCAAGGGTCGTGGCCTTGGCCGTGTGCTGATGGAAAAGATGATCGAATATTGCCGCCAGAAAGGAACAGAGACCTTTATCGGGCAGGTTTTACCAGATAACCGCCGGATGCTGACGCTTTGTGAAAAACTGGGATTCTCGCGCAAATATCTTGCCGACGAGGAAGTATTCGAGGTCACCCTGCCCTTGCAACGCGACGTTGCCTGA
- a CDS encoding right-handed parallel beta-helix repeat-containing protein: MLRMVYVTPDGGRHWVDSAWRETATLHNAVANCAPGDLIRLMPGNYFLPEPVDIPISGLEDQPIIIRGEYGAILDGRRPPDPEVSATDPGCARYAAFRIIGKRHIRLDNIRIERAWPSAVYIRDSNDLTFKNMQIRGGTYAFYATGEHASRITIENCDWIQDDVIWRYLDWAMIHDGEITPGKEAPYRYLNGAFFGADDIAGDVLIRGNDIRHCYNAIRMDVSAANMQKPIGSFNRNVRIIDNRFSFVRDNPVEPEATAVGWWVAYNQFYNCHKLFSQDNLAGGYWYYFGNRGWFDSRPGPKGDENNGGAVFKFGKASHAQPNLPFECFHNSFFLRQKYVKKGATRMWQNRRNAIGYADPATLPINLMSIDQTLFGPTYELDLGEDRSVMFSGDLCNHATYPAIFDAWPGVLYNPRPAFGPIFKAGICGDLELVSGHAEGYDDALEVQMPDGTVWKSDPKSWPGALTGKRLVAGPDYVPVDLAYVRARIDENN, from the coding sequence ATGCTCAGGATGGTTTATGTCACGCCGGATGGTGGACGTCATTGGGTGGATTCTGCCTGGCGGGAAACCGCGACACTTCATAATGCGGTTGCCAATTGTGCGCCTGGTGATCTGATCCGTTTGATGCCGGGAAACTATTTCCTGCCGGAACCTGTCGATATTCCGATCAGCGGGCTTGAAGATCAGCCAATCATCATTCGCGGTGAATATGGTGCGATACTGGACGGTCGTCGTCCGCCCGATCCGGAAGTTTCGGCAACCGATCCCGGATGTGCCAGATATGCGGCGTTTCGCATCATCGGAAAGCGCCATATCCGCCTTGATAATATCCGTATCGAACGCGCATGGCCAAGTGCCGTTTATATCCGCGACAGCAACGATCTGACATTCAAAAACATGCAAATCCGTGGTGGAACATATGCCTTTTATGCAACGGGCGAGCATGCATCACGCATCACCATCGAAAATTGCGACTGGATTCAGGATGACGTGATCTGGCGTTACCTTGACTGGGCGATGATCCATGATGGTGAAATCACGCCGGGCAAGGAAGCCCCATATAGATATCTGAACGGTGCATTCTTTGGTGCGGATGACATTGCGGGCGATGTTCTGATCCGTGGGAATGATATTCGACATTGCTATAACGCCATTCGAATGGATGTATCTGCGGCCAATATGCAAAAGCCTATCGGCAGTTTTAATCGCAATGTCAGGATAATCGATAACCGGTTCAGTTTTGTGCGCGATAACCCGGTCGAACCCGAAGCAACTGCTGTTGGCTGGTGGGTGGCCTATAACCAGTTCTATAACTGCCACAAACTGTTTTCGCAGGATAATCTGGCTGGCGGGTATTGGTATTATTTTGGCAACCGTGGCTGGTTCGACAGCCGCCCGGGGCCGAAAGGTGACGAAAATAATGGTGGTGCCGTTTTCAAATTCGGCAAAGCAAGCCATGCGCAGCCAAACCTGCCATTTGAATGCTTCCACAACAGCTTCTTCCTACGCCAGAAGTACGTCAAAAAGGGCGCGACCAGAATGTGGCAGAACCGTCGCAATGCCATAGGTTATGCCGATCCGGCGACATTGCCGATCAATCTGATGTCAATCGATCAGACATTGTTTGGTCCGACCTATGAACTTGATCTTGGAGAAGATCGCAGCGTGATGTTTTCCGGTGATTTATGCAATCATGCGACCTATCCGGCGATATTCGATGCTTGGCCCGGCGTGCTTTATAATCCGCGCCCGGCTTTCGGGCCGATATTCAAGGCGGGCATTTGCGGTGATCTGGAACTGGTTTCAGGCCATGCCGAAGGATATGACGATGCACTTGAAGTTCAAATGCCAGACGGCACTGTCTGGAAATCCGATCCCAAAAGCTGGCCAGGGGCATTAACTGGCAAAAGGCTGGTTGCCGGGCCGGACTACGTGCCGGTTGATTTGGCATATGTCCGAGCCAGGATCGACGAAAACAATTAA